One Falsarthrobacter nasiphocae DNA segment encodes these proteins:
- the glnA gene encoding type I glutamate--ammonia ligase: MFTSPDEVLEYIKKEDVKFVDIRFTDLPGVQQHFNVPAKTVDKDFFVNGQLFDGSSIAGFQGIAESDMQLIPDVETAFIDPFRVELTLVMNFSIINPRTGEPYHRDPRGVAERAEQYLASTGIADTAFFAPEAEFFIFDNVQYESHPSGSFYKVDSEEAWWNSGREEEGGNLGYKTAVKGGYFPVAPVDKQADLRDAICIALDEAGLEVERSHHEVGAAGQAEINYKFDTLTHSADDLLKFKYLVKGVSEAYGKSATFMPKPVFGDNGSGMHCHQSLWSNGEPLFYDEKGYAGLSDVARWYIGGLLKHASAVLAFTNPTVNSYRRLVKGFEAPVNMVYSQGNRSAGIRIPITGSNPKAKRIEFRAPDASGNPYLAFAAQLMAGLDGIKNRIEPAEPIDKDLYELPPEEAKGIQVAPASLEEALRALEEDNEFLQEGGVFTQDLIDTWIAYKREHEIAPLNLRPNPYEFELYYGC, encoded by the coding sequence ATGTTCACGTCACCCGATGAAGTTCTCGAGTACATCAAGAAGGAGGACGTGAAGTTCGTCGACATCCGCTTCACGGACCTCCCTGGCGTCCAGCAGCACTTCAACGTCCCCGCGAAGACGGTGGACAAGGACTTCTTCGTCAATGGGCAGCTCTTTGACGGATCCTCCATCGCCGGGTTCCAGGGCATCGCCGAGTCCGACATGCAGCTCATCCCCGATGTCGAGACCGCGTTCATTGACCCGTTCCGGGTGGAGCTCACGCTCGTCATGAACTTCTCCATCATCAACCCCCGCACGGGCGAGCCGTACCACCGCGACCCGCGCGGTGTCGCCGAGCGGGCCGAGCAGTACCTCGCGTCCACGGGCATCGCCGACACGGCGTTCTTCGCTCCCGAGGCCGAGTTCTTCATCTTCGACAACGTCCAGTACGAGTCCCACCCGAGCGGCTCGTTCTACAAGGTCGACTCCGAAGAGGCATGGTGGAACTCGGGCCGCGAGGAAGAGGGCGGCAACCTCGGCTACAAGACCGCGGTCAAGGGCGGCTACTTCCCCGTGGCGCCCGTCGACAAGCAGGCGGACCTCCGCGACGCGATCTGCATCGCCCTCGACGAGGCCGGCCTTGAGGTCGAGCGCTCTCACCACGAGGTCGGCGCGGCTGGCCAGGCTGAGATCAACTACAAGTTCGACACGCTGACGCACTCCGCGGACGACCTGCTCAAGTTCAAGTACCTCGTCAAGGGCGTCTCCGAGGCGTACGGCAAGTCGGCGACGTTCATGCCGAAGCCGGTCTTCGGCGACAACGGCTCGGGAATGCACTGCCACCAGTCGCTGTGGAGCAACGGCGAGCCGCTGTTCTACGACGAGAAGGGCTACGCCGGCCTGTCTGACGTCGCCCGCTGGTACATCGGCGGCCTGCTCAAGCACGCCTCTGCGGTCCTCGCATTCACGAACCCGACCGTCAACTCGTACCGCCGCCTCGTCAAGGGCTTCGAGGCACCGGTCAACATGGTGTACTCGCAGGGCAACCGCTCCGCCGGCATCCGCATCCCAATCACGGGCAGCAACCCGAAGGCCAAGCGCATCGAGTTCCGCGCGCCTGACGCCTCCGGCAACCCGTACCTCGCCTTCGCGGCCCAGCTCATGGCTGGCCTCGACGGCATCAAGAACCGGATCGAGCCGGCCGAGCCGATCGACAAGGACCTCTACGAGCTCCCGCCGGAAGAGGCCAAGGGCATCCAGGTCGCGCCCGCGTCCCTCGAGGAGGCACTGCGCGCGCTCGAGGAGGACAACGAGTTCCTCCAGGAGGGCGGCGTCTTCACGCAGGACCTCATCGACACGTGGATCGCCTACAAGCGCGAGCACGAGATCGCCCCGCTCAACCTGCGGCCGAACCCGTACGAGTTCGAGCTCTACTACGGCTGCTAA